The genomic window ACCAGCGGCACCGTTTCGCCGCGCGGGCGTTGCCCGTAGACCCGGGCATCGACCGGCGCGCGGCCGGGCAGCTCGATCGAAAGATCGGCTTCCACGCCTTGCGCCGCGGCAAGAGCAGCGGCTTCGGCAGAGCGGGACGACGGACGGGGTGACATGGAGGCAACCTCAGGAGGATTGGCGATAGTCGAAATATAAGGCGGCCAGTGTGGTGTTAAACAGGCAACCTGCCCCTACTCTGTTTCCAAACGGCGAACAATCCGGGAAACGATAGGGATTGTCACCTTGTGTGAGAATCCGCTCCCCCTCGGCAGCGGCCGGGTTCCCAGGAACAGTCATCAATGGATCAAATCCAGGCAATGCGGATCTTTGTCCGCGTGGTGGAAGCAGGCACCTTCACCCGGGCCGCGGATTCGCTCGCCCTGCCAAAGGGAACGGTCACCAAGCAGATCCAGGCGCTGGAATCGCGCCTGCGGGTGAAACTCCTCAACCGCACCACGCGGCGCGTGACCGTGACGCCCGACGGCGCCGCCTACTACGAGCGCGCGGCGCGCCTCCTGAACGACTTCGACGACATCGAAGCCAGCATGACCAATGCTCAGGCCAACCCCACGGGGCGGCTGCGCATCGACGTGGGCACCTCGGTGGCGCGGCTGATCATCCTGCCCGCGCTGGCCACCTTCTGCGACCGCTATCCCGAGATCCAGGTCGACCTGGGGGTGAGCGACCGCACGGTCGACCTCATCACCGACAACGTGGACTGCGTGATCCGGGCCGGCGAGCTGAGCGACCAGTCGCTGGTGGCGCGGCGCATCGGCACCCTGCACTTCGTGACGGTGGCATCGCCCGCCTACATCAAGCGCTACGGCGCTCCGCAGCACCCCAACGACATCGAGAAGCGGCACCACGTGGTGAGCTACTTTTCGGGCAGCACGCGGCGCGTCTACCCGCACGAGTTCAAGAAGGGCGACGAGACCATCGAGCTCAACGGGCCCTACCGCGTTTCGGTGAACGAGAGCAATGCCCACATGGCGGCGGTGCTCGGCGGCTTCGGCATTTCGCAGTGCATCACGTTCATGGCCGAGCCGCTGCTGGAGAGCGGCGAACTGATCGAGGTGCTGCCCGACTGGAACCGCGACCCGCTGCCCATTCATGTGGTCTATCCGCCTAACCGTCACCTGAGCGCGAAGGTGCGGGCGTTCGTCGACTGGGCGGCCGAGCTGTTTGCGAAGAACCCGCGGCTGCAGCGGCGCTGAGCCGTTCTTGCGGCCCGCCCGGCTTTACTCGGCCGGGCCGAACACCGGCTCGCAGCGCACGTCTGTCTTCACCGAGTTGGCGATGAAGCATTCCTCATGCGCCCGGTGGTGCATGTGTTCGATCTGCTCGCGCGTAGGCAGGTTGTCGCCGCAGAACCTGACCTCCGGCCGAAGCGTGACCACCGTCATCGCGAGCTTGCCTTCGGCGTTCTTTTCCATGATGCCGCTTGCCGCGTCGAAATAGCGATCGACGGTGAACTTGCGC from Variovorax paradoxus includes these protein-coding regions:
- a CDS encoding LysR family transcriptional regulator; translation: MDQIQAMRIFVRVVEAGTFTRAADSLALPKGTVTKQIQALESRLRVKLLNRTTRRVTVTPDGAAYYERAARLLNDFDDIEASMTNAQANPTGRLRIDVGTSVARLIILPALATFCDRYPEIQVDLGVSDRTVDLITDNVDCVIRAGELSDQSLVARRIGTLHFVTVASPAYIKRYGAPQHPNDIEKRHHVVSYFSGSTRRVYPHEFKKGDETIELNGPYRVSVNESNAHMAAVLGGFGISQCITFMAEPLLESGELIEVLPDWNRDPLPIHVVYPPNRHLSAKVRAFVDWAAELFAKNPRLQRR
- a CDS encoding OsmC family protein encodes the protein MAQYTAEILWQRGDQDFLGNNYSRRHSMRFDGGAEVPGSSSPHVVPLPFSDAAAVDPEEAFVASLSSCHMLWFLTMAVKRKFTVDRYFDAASGIMEKNAEGKLAMTVVTLRPEVRFCGDNLPTREQIEHMHHRAHEECFIANSVKTDVRCEPVFGPAE